The Methylomonas montana DNA window CTCGTTCGCCTTCGAATAGTACGTCCGCGACTGACCATTCCCGACGCACGTCAACGCCACATTCTGCTGCATGTTCCAGCAAAATTTCATCGAAACGAGCGCGTTCGACATGATAGGTATAAGGCCGTTCGAAATACCCTGGATATTCGGCAGTCAGTAGCAACACATCGGGTTTTTGATTGAACATACCGAAATTGGCGCCCTGTTTCACTGTAAAACCTTCGGCTTCAATCTTTTCGGTGATACCCAGCCGCCGCCAGATTTCCCAACAGGCCGGCAACAAGGATTCACCGATTTGAAAGCGCGGAAAACGAGAGCGCTCGAACAACACCACGCGTTTGCCGGCTTTAGCCAACATGATCGCCGCGCTGGCGCCGGCCGGGCCGCCACCGATGACGGCGGCATCGAAGCATTCAAATTGCGACATCGGATTCCACCTGAATCTGGGAGTGATTGTTTAATTGCATGACTAGTTTGTTGCAATGCCGTTGAGTTAAGCAGCCTCTTCTGTTGGACGCTGTCGTAAAAGTCAAATGTAGGTTGGGTTGAATACAATAAAGCCCAACCTACCTATTACACAGCCTCTGATAGAGGGCGGGACAGGGAACGGTTTTCCTTAACTTAACGGCATTGCTGTTTTGAGTGTGGGTTTCTTACTGTTCAGTCTAATACAAACCCGTTGGCAACGCGTTCATGAACAGGAGGGCTAAACGCAAAACAGCTTCCATCAGCGTTGTCAGCATCTATTGTTCCAGGCAATTACATGCACCGTTTGCATAAACGCTAATTTTGCAATAATACCCCGCTAACTAACTCTAAAACCAGCCGCCGATGAACACCACGGAAATATTCCTGATTGCTCTGACCATTATCTACAGTTTGCCGTATCTGATATGGCGAATCGGCAGGACAGACTATTTCGCGCCATTGGTGGTGGTGCAGATCATTACCGGCATCCTGCTGGGGCCTGGCATTTTAGGTGCGGCATTTCCCGATTATTACGCCTTTGTGTTCAACAACCAGGTGATACAAGCGCTGAACGGCATCGCCTGGTGGTCGGTGATGCTGTTTGTCTGGGTTGCAGGCATTGAATTGGATCTGCGCCAAGCCTGGGAACATAGGCTGGAAAGTACTATCACCGCCGGACTGGCGCTGGGCGTGCCTTTGGGGTTTGGCTGCGTCGCCGCCTTGGGTATGCTGACGTTCGAGGGCTGGATAGGCAGTAAAGCGATGCCCTGGCAATTCGTACTGGGTATCGGTATGTCCTGCGCGGTGACAGCGTTGCCGATATTGATTTTATTGATGGAAAAACTGGAAGTCCTGCGCCAGCCCATCGGTCAGCGCATCCTGCGTTATGCCAGCATGGACGATATTGCGATTTGGGCGGTGCTGGCATTAATTCTATTGGATTGGGAGCGGGTGGGTCGGCAGGGTGCTTTTCTGCTGGGTTTTGCGATATCGGCATATGGGATTAGGAAACTGATGGCCTGGCTGCCGGAACGCGACCGTTGGTATGTCGGCATCATCGCCTTGGCGGCTACCGGTTTTGCCGCGGATTGGGCGGGGCTACATTTTATGGTCGGCGCCTTCCTGGCCGGCGCTATCCTGGATGGCTGTTGGTTCAATCAAACGCAAATGGACCTGTTACGCCATCATCTTTTGCTGACGGTGATGCCGGTTTATTTCATCAGCGCCGGCTTGAAAACCAATTGGGCCATGGGCGGAACCGCGGTGCTGGTCGTCGCCGGCCTATTGTTGTTTGTCTCGGTGTTCGGAAAGCTGCTCGGCACCCATCTGGCCGGAAAAATCCTGAAATGGAAACGCGGCGAGGCCTCTTTGATTGGCTGGCTGCTGCAAACCAAGGCCTTGATCATGATCATCTTTGCCAATGTTTTGTTGGATAAGGAAATTATTACCAGCGAGACTTTCACGGCCCTATTGCTGATGGCCGTGCTCAGCACCATGCTGACGGTGCCGGTGGTATCGCCGAAACTGGCGCGAATGAAGTCGATTATCTTCCGCGCCAAATAACGGTTGTAAACCGTAAAACCGCCAGCGTTGATCTGGGTTCCGTCACCACCTTACTTGGGCTTGTAAATCTAAGAACATCAATGACAAACTGTTACCAATTGCAAAAAATTATCCTGATAGACAGTTTTTGGTCCGGCAAAACCGTTTTGTTGAAACTGGACGGGCACACCAATCTCAGCGGCACCAACGGCGCCGGCAAAACCACCTTTCTGCGCTTGATGCAGTTGTTCTGGGGCGAGCGCCCCAGCAATATCGTCGGTGGCAGCGGCAGCAAAAAAAGCTTTCTGGAATATTATCTGCCCCGCACCAGCAGCTATCTGGTGTATGAATACCAACGGCCCTATCAACAGGTTTGCCATGTCATGGTGCAAAGTGATGGTCGCGCTGCTAGATACAAGTTCATTGACGCACCGTATCGGCAGGATTTCTATATCGCTGAAAGCGGTTATCCCCGCGACAGCCAGAGTATAGAGCGTTTTTACCGAACGACCGGGTCTGAAACGTCCAAATTCGTCGCAGTCGACGACTACTGCGGCATCATTCAGTGCCATCAGCTCAGCGGTGGCAAAAAAGACTTGCGCCTGTTGCAAAAGCGTTATGCGATGGCTGCCGCACCGATGAACCACATCGAAAAAGTCATCGGCTCGGTGATCGAAAAAATCGGCGATTTCGACGTGATCAAGCAAATGCTGATCGATATTTCCCGCAGTAAGCTCAGTCAAACCTTTTTGCAAAACGAAGACGAACAACAACCCTTCCAGCTGAATAAACAACATATCGACGCCTGGCTGGCCGATTTGAGCGCGGCGCGGGAAATTGAAGCCAAGCGCGCCGACTTTGACCAGTTGCTGCAAACCCTGGCCGAGCTGAAGCAAACCCTGAAGTTGCTGTCGCATTTGCACTTTCTGGGTCGGGACAAATACAAGACCGGGCAGCGAGACAGTGAAAAACTGGGTGGCAGTCTAACCGGCTTACGCCAACAGCGGGATCATCTGCAGCAAACCTACAATCAACAGCTTGAACCCAAGGAAGACGCGCTTAGAAATGCAAAAGTCGGCTTAGAAGACCTCAATTTCCAAATCGAACAGCTGGAAGCGCAAAAACTGACATTCGAAGCACAAGGCGCCGAAAGCTTTGGACTCAAAGGTGGCAAGGCCGAAGACTACGCGCAACAACAGCAGGATATTCAAGCCGAACTGGATGCGCTTGAAAACAAAACCCAGGAAATCACCCGCTTTTACCAAAACAAATTATTCGAGCTACGGCACGGCCACGACAGAAAAGTCCAAAGCTACCAACAGCAACGCTCCGAAGCCAAACTGCGGCAAAGCCAAAGCCTGCGCGAAGCGGATAGCGAATTTCAGCAGCGCAAAGATCGCTTGCTGGAAGACAAAGAACGCCGCCTGCAGCCTGTTAAAGAACAGCGCACGCAATTTTCGACCACATTTCAGCTCAAGCAAAACGAACTAAAAAATCCGCCGATTCCGGATAGTCTGCGCGCCGATCAGCGCAAAAACCGCGCAGCGCTGGATGATGCCGGCCAGTGCAGCAAGGCGGCTTATCAAGCCTTGGCCGAAACGCAATCCGATTACCAAAACCGGCTGAATCTTTACCAGCAAATCGAACGGGATATCCAAGCCAAGAAAGCGGAATCCAGGCGCACAAAAGCACAGCATGCCGACTGTCAGAAACGTCTACGCCCGGAGCCTGGTTCGCTGCAATATTTCCTGGAACAGGAAGTCGAAGGCTGGCAGCAAAACATAGGCCGGGTGATCGCGCCGGATCTCTTGGACAATAGCGGCCTAGCTCCGCAATGGAATAACCAAGCTAGCCAGGAGTTTTACGGCCTTAGCATCGACTTGGAGGCCTTGGCCGATCGCAGCTCTCTGACAGAAGACAAGGCACACCTGGAACAGCAGGAAAAAGACCTGTTCGAACGGGTGACCACATTAAGCAAGGAATGTGCTGAACTGGAAGCATCTTTGCAAGCCGCCAATAAACTGCGCGAGCAAGCCAAGGCCGCCGGGGGTAAAGCACAACAAGCCGTGCAACAGGCCGACAAGCAGGAGGAAAACCTGCGCAACGAAGGCAAAGCGCTGTCCGACCAGGTCGAGGCTGCAACCGCCAAATCCAGACAGCAATTGGAAGATAGCATTAACCAATTGTCCGCCGACATCAATGCCTGCGACAAGGCCTTGGCCGACATCGACAGACAGCACTTGCAGGTCATGCGGGAGCTGCAAAACGAGTATCTGGCCCGCAAAGGCATCATCGATTCGGATTTGGAGAATTTTCTGCTGGCCATCCAGGCGCAAATCGAAGCCGACAACGCGCATTTCAAACAGGAGCAAAGCCGCATCAACCAGCAATTGAAAAGCGATTTAGTGAGCAGCGGCGCCGATGAGCAGACTGTTTTGACGCTAATGGCTACACGCAAAGAAGCAGAGCACTTGGAAAAAGAGGCTCGCGTTTTTCAGCGCAAAGCCCAGGAATATCAAGACTGGCTGCAAAAACGCTGGCAACAGCATCCGCAGTACTGCCGGCAACGCGATGACTGCTTTCGTCAAATTCAGCAGTTGCAAGACGAAACTGATCGGTTAAAGCAGGATTTTCAACGGCAAAGAACCGAGTTGAACCAACAAATCGGCACTCTGGAAGAACAGCTGAAGACAAACAACAGCCTGTTGGCGCTGTTGGAGCAATGCATGGAGCAATTACGCAATTGCCCGCCGGTGTTGGCCGAGGGCCAGCCTGACTATGCGGCGGGCACTCTACCTCGCTTGGTTCAAGAAAACATCAAGCAACGCAAGCGTCAAGAGCACGATATTCAAAGCGGGAAGCAGGAGCTGGTGAAACTTTTCAACTCTCATCAGCGCAGCCAATTGGCGGAAGCCTGGTCGCAAGCGCTGCACTCGGCTGCTCACCGCAGCGAGTTTTTTCAGGCCGAAGCCCTGGAGATCGAACAACCGTTAATCGATGTATTGCAAATGGTCGGCCACGTCAAACAGGCTACCGCTCAACAAATCGAGTTGCACGCTTCCAGCGTCAACACCTTTTATCAGCATTTGTATAATTTTGACCGCGCGATCAAAAGTACCGGCAGCGAATTGTCTAAATACGTCAGCGAGGAACGCTATTTCGCCGCGCTAGGCGAAATCACAGTCAATATCCGTTCCAAAATGAGCGACCTGGAATATTGGCAAGCCTTGAAAAAGTTCGGTGATCAATACGGCCAATACCGTGACACCGCTGAATTGAGCGGACAACAGGGTGTTCCGGAAGGTTTGGTGCAGGCCATGAACGAACTGACCGCGCTGTTGCCGGCCACTGGGGTCAAAATCAGGCATGTGGCTTTGTTCGACATCGAATTCAGCATCTTCGAAAACGGCCAGCTTAAACATGCCCGCAACGCCCGCGAATTAAGGGACGTGAGCTCCACCGGCCTGTCTTATCTGGCGCTGATTACCTTCTTCACCGGCGTCACCGCCATGCTGCGCAAACAAAACCCCACCGTGGTGTGCTGGCCGATCGACGAACTCGGCGATCTGGCGCCGGAAAACATCGAGGCGATGATGAATCTTTTAGCCAAGCAAAACATCCATATTCTTTCTGCAACCCCGACCGCGGACCGTCATGTGCTGGGTTTGTTCAATCGCCGCTATCTACTGACTCAGCAAAGGCTGCACGAAGTAGAACTACCGCCCAGCAAGCTGGATACACTGTTGAACGCACAGACTCTCCAGGAGGCTAATCATGTTTAAGCAAGTTGCCGAAGACCTGTTGACTGGTCATTTCATTTGTCCGACTGCCTACCCGGAGGCGTTTGAGTATTTGTCGCAGCCGGCCAATGCCGACAAGATCAACGCCTTCTTAAAACCACTGGACCGCGAATTGTTGAATCTGGACGGCGAACTGTTTTACGCCGGCTACACTGTAGTCGACGACAGCAACCACGCCGCCATCAGAGAGGCTTTTTCGGAAATACGCTCGCAGTTACGCCCGGTGGTGGAATGGATGGATATGGTGATGACGGCTCTGGGGCAAGACACGCCGATTCGGGCTCGCGACGAGATTCGCCTGCATAAGTTGTTGCAAGCCATTGAGCATGAACCGTCCTTATCGGAACAACTGAGTCGCCTTACGCAATTAACGCTGTTCAAAACTAACAAAACGGTTATCGCCGAGCAGTTGTCCTGGGTATTGCAAAAATTGGAACAAACCGGCTACCTGGCTCGCCCCAATCCGCAAGCTTCGGTTTATATTGCTACAGGCAAGATCAATTATCTGCATGCCGTGATTGCCTTTTTGAACGATGCCGAGAACCTGGAGTTGGATCAACACGCAAGCGACGGCGAAGACCACGAACAGCAGGAACTGTTTTTATGAGCTTTGATCACGAGCAGATTGCCGGACTGATCCGCAAGCTGGCCGGTGCCGACCAATTGTTGGCGCAAACTTACAGCGACGGCACGCTGTTCGCCGATGATGAAAACCGTGCCGCGATCAACAGCTTAAAGAAATTCGGTATTTTACGCACCGCCGATACCAGCGATGAATACCGTTTGACCAGCGACATCAAGCGCTTGATCGACCGCCTGCTATTGCGCAATCAGCGATACCAGCAAAGCATCAACATGGCCAAGATAATTTTGAATGTTGAGGAAGACATCGAAGACTATCGCCGCGCAGTGGAACAGAACCGCCAGGACGAAGCGCAATATCATCTAATACAGATCGACGATACGCTGTACGAGGCGATTGAGGCGCTGGAGAACAGCCTGAGTGTGATGTTCGCGGCCATCATCAGCCAATTCGGTTTTGTCGGATCTTTGAGCAGCAAAATCAGACAAAACCAACGGGCGCTTAACTATGCTCAAGATCTGGTGCAAGAGCTTAATCAAGTCAGAATCAACGATTGCTACGGTTGGCTGAGCTGGAGCACTATTCCGCCGGAATTGAGTCGAAAAGTCATCAATTTCATCGACCAACACAAAAGCATCGTCGAACGGCTGACCGGTATCGTCGGTCGCATGAAGGAATTGCTGTTCAAATTGCGGTTGCAAGAGCAAACCGCCAACCGCTGCCGGGCCATGGCGTATTTTCTCAGGCAACATCCGGAATGGGAAGCACTGGACTGGAGCGCGGAAGCCAGCATCCCGGCACTATTAAAACGCGGTGCCGGCCTGGCACTTCAGCCCGGCATCAATACCGCCAATCCTGTATTGCAGGCCGATCTGACCGCTATCGTCCAGGAACTGCGACGCCAGTCTAAGCCCGTCGCGCCGCTGGCAAGGGACAGCGCCTCACAGCCGCTGAATACCGAGATTCCCGATCGGATCGCATACGATCAAGATCTATACGAAACCCATATCGAAAATCTGTTTGCGCTAGCGCTTCAGCAGCAGGGACGCAAAATTTCGGCACTGCATTATTGGCGTGAGCAAAGTCTGGAAGTCAAAGCCGAACTGTGGCTGGACATGATATTCGCGCAACATTGCTGCCTGCCCCAACGTGTGCGCCACGCCATTATATTGGACATGCAAGGCGAAAGCCTGGCCGGTTTCGATGGTAACCAGATCATCGAAGAAATCGTGCTACAAAGGGTGGCGTGACATGGACAGGAAGATGTTCCAATGGATCAGTGCCTTGGTCAGAGACAAACCGAATCAAGACAGCAAGCGCCGCATTAGTCCGCTTGGTCAACAAGTACTGGCACATTAT harbors:
- a CDS encoding cation:proton antiporter; the encoded protein is MNTTEIFLIALTIIYSLPYLIWRIGRTDYFAPLVVVQIITGILLGPGILGAAFPDYYAFVFNNQVIQALNGIAWWSVMLFVWVAGIELDLRQAWEHRLESTITAGLALGVPLGFGCVAALGMLTFEGWIGSKAMPWQFVLGIGMSCAVTALPILILLMEKLEVLRQPIGQRILRYASMDDIAIWAVLALILLDWERVGRQGAFLLGFAISAYGIRKLMAWLPERDRWYVGIIALAATGFAADWAGLHFMVGAFLAGAILDGCWFNQTQMDLLRHHLLLTVMPVYFISAGLKTNWAMGGTAVLVVAGLLLFVSVFGKLLGTHLAGKILKWKRGEASLIGWLLQTKALIMIIFANVLLDKEIITSETFTALLLMAVLSTMLTVPVVSPKLARMKSIIFRAK
- a CDS encoding ATP-binding protein — protein: MTNCYQLQKIILIDSFWSGKTVLLKLDGHTNLSGTNGAGKTTFLRLMQLFWGERPSNIVGGSGSKKSFLEYYLPRTSSYLVYEYQRPYQQVCHVMVQSDGRAARYKFIDAPYRQDFYIAESGYPRDSQSIERFYRTTGSETSKFVAVDDYCGIIQCHQLSGGKKDLRLLQKRYAMAAAPMNHIEKVIGSVIEKIGDFDVIKQMLIDISRSKLSQTFLQNEDEQQPFQLNKQHIDAWLADLSAAREIEAKRADFDQLLQTLAELKQTLKLLSHLHFLGRDKYKTGQRDSEKLGGSLTGLRQQRDHLQQTYNQQLEPKEDALRNAKVGLEDLNFQIEQLEAQKLTFEAQGAESFGLKGGKAEDYAQQQQDIQAELDALENKTQEITRFYQNKLFELRHGHDRKVQSYQQQRSEAKLRQSQSLREADSEFQQRKDRLLEDKERRLQPVKEQRTQFSTTFQLKQNELKNPPIPDSLRADQRKNRAALDDAGQCSKAAYQALAETQSDYQNRLNLYQQIERDIQAKKAESRRTKAQHADCQKRLRPEPGSLQYFLEQEVEGWQQNIGRVIAPDLLDNSGLAPQWNNQASQEFYGLSIDLEALADRSSLTEDKAHLEQQEKDLFERVTTLSKECAELEASLQAANKLREQAKAAGGKAQQAVQQADKQEENLRNEGKALSDQVEAATAKSRQQLEDSINQLSADINACDKALADIDRQHLQVMRELQNEYLARKGIIDSDLENFLLAIQAQIEADNAHFKQEQSRINQQLKSDLVSSGADEQTVLTLMATRKEAEHLEKEARVFQRKAQEYQDWLQKRWQQHPQYCRQRDDCFRQIQQLQDETDRLKQDFQRQRTELNQQIGTLEEQLKTNNSLLALLEQCMEQLRNCPPVLAEGQPDYAAGTLPRLVQENIKQRKRQEHDIQSGKQELVKLFNSHQRSQLAEAWSQALHSAAHRSEFFQAEALEIEQPLIDVLQMVGHVKQATAQQIELHASSVNTFYQHLYNFDRAIKSTGSELSKYVSEERYFAALGEITVNIRSKMSDLEYWQALKKFGDQYGQYRDTAELSGQQGVPEGLVQAMNELTALLPATGVKIRHVALFDIEFSIFENGQLKHARNARELRDVSSTGLSYLALITFFTGVTAMLRKQNPTVVCWPIDELGDLAPENIEAMMNLLAKQNIHILSATPTADRHVLGLFNRRYLLTQQRLHEVELPPSKLDTLLNAQTLQEANHV
- a CDS encoding condensin complex protein MksE, translating into MFKQVAEDLLTGHFICPTAYPEAFEYLSQPANADKINAFLKPLDRELLNLDGELFYAGYTVVDDSNHAAIREAFSEIRSQLRPVVEWMDMVMTALGQDTPIRARDEIRLHKLLQAIEHEPSLSEQLSRLTQLTLFKTNKTVIAEQLSWVLQKLEQTGYLARPNPQASVYIATGKINYLHAVIAFLNDAENLELDQHASDGEDHEQQELFL